CGGACGCGCCCCGCTGGTGGGCCGAGGGGCAGAGCTTCTGGGAGGCGACGAAGGATGTCTTCAACAAGATCGGGGACTTGATCGACAACGTCAGCAACTAAGCGGTGGCCTCGGTGATTTGTCGACTTCTAGTGGGGGATTTCCCCCACAGAAGCGACGGTTAACGGCATCCGGGGCTCCCAACCCGTGCCACGCCGCGTAGTTTTGTCGGCATGGCACGGAAGATCGGCAGTCGCTACACCGCACACCAGATCCTGGGACGCGGCAGCGCCGGCACGGTGTGGCTCGGCGAAGGGCCCGAGGGGCCCGTCGCCGTCAAGCTGCTGCGCGAGGACCTGGCCTCCGACCAGGATCTGGTCGAGCGGTTCGTGCAGGAGCGCAGCGCCCTGCTCTGCCTCGACCACCCGCGCGTCGTGGGCGTACGCGACCTCGTCGTGGACGGCAACGACCTCGCACTCGTGATGGACCTCGTCCGCGGCACCGACCTGCGCACCAGGCTGGAGCACGAGCGCAGGCTCGCGCCCCAGGCATCGGCCGCCATCGCGGCCGACATCGCCGACGGGCTCGCCGCGGCCCACGCCGCGGGCATCGTGCACCGCGACGTGAAGCCGGAGAACGTCCTGCTGGACGCGCTCGCGGCCGAGGGGCCCGGCGGGGCGCCGCCCGCGCTGCTCACCGACTTCGGTGTGGCCAAGCTCATCGACTCCCCGCGCAGGACCCGCGCGACCTCCATCATCGGCACGCCCGACTACCTCGCGCCCGAGATCGTCGAGGGCCTGCCGCCGCGCGCCTCCGTCGACATCTACGCGCTGGCCACGGTGCTCTACGAGCTGCTCGCGGGCTTCACGCCCTTCGGCGGCGGGCATCCGGGCGCCGTGCTGCGCCGCCATGTGACCGAGACGGTCGCGCCGCTGCCCGGTATCCCCGACGAGCTGTGGCAGCTCATCCACCAGTGCCTGGCCAAGGCGCCCGCCTCCCGCCTGCGCGCCGTCGAACTGGCATCCCGGCTGCGCGAGCTGCTGCCCGCGCTCGAAGGGCTGCCGCCGCTCGACATCGACGAGCAGAGCGAGGAGCTGTACGAGGACGAGCCGGCGTCCGATCCGCATGCCTCGGCCGCCTCCGCCGTCCCGACACCGGGCGGCGGCGCGGTCCCGCTCGTGCACAGCGGCGCGGGCCCCGACTCGAACCGGGACACCCATACGAGCATGCGCGTGCCCGGCGCGGACGAGCTGGCGGGCGGAGCGCACGGCACGGCGCGCACGCCTCGGGCCGTCGGGGAGGCGCGCGCCGGGTCGGCACGGCACCGGATCGCCGAGCGCCGCCGGCGGCTCAAGCTGGGGGCCGCGGCGCTGCTGGCGGCCGTCGTCCTCGCTGTCGGTGGCTGGCTGGCCACGTCCGATGACGACACGGGCTCGGCGCACGCGCCGTCCGCCGGATACTCCACGGAATAGCCGTCCGCCGGATGCTCCACGGAACAGGAGACTCCTCCCGCCGGGCCGTCGTGGCCTGACGCCCAAGTGGGCTAGGGATGGGGTGGCGGCTTGCGGTTAGGGTGGGAGGCGTGGCAGTCGTCGATGTATCCGAAGACCTGAAGTCCCTCTCCTCCACCATGGAGTCGATCGAGGCCGTCCTTGACCTGGGCAAGATGCGGTCCGACATCGCCGCGCTGGAGGAGCAGGCAGCGGCTCCGGACCTGTGGGACGACCTGGAGCACGCGCAGAAGGTGACGAGCAAGCTGTCCTACCTTCAGGGCCAGCTGCGCAGGGTCGAGGAGCTGCGCGGCCGGATCGACGACATCGGGGTGCTCCTGGAGCTGGCCGAGAGCGAGGACGACGCGGACACGCGGTCCGAGGCCGAGCGCGAGCTGACGTCGGTCCGCAAGGTCGTGGACGAGCTGGAGGTCCGCACGCTGCTCTCGGGCGAGTACGACCCGCGCGAGGCGGTCGTGAACGTCCGGGCCGAGGCCGGCGGGGTGGACGCCGCCGACTTCGCCGAGCAGCTCATGCGCATGTACCTGCGCTGGGCCGAGCGCCGCGGCTACCCCACGGAGGTCTTCGACACCTCCTACGCGGAGGAGGCGGGCATCAAGTCCGCGACCTTCACCGTGAAGGCCCCGTACGCCTACGGCACGCTCTCCGTCGAGCAGGGCACGCACCGGATGGTGCGCATTTCGCCGTTCGACAACCAGGGCCGCCGCCAGACCTCGTTCGCCGGGGTCGAGGTGCTGCCCGTGGTCGAGCAGGTCGACCACATCGACATTCCGGAGAACGAGCTGCGGATCGACGTCTTCCGCTCCTCCGGTCCCGGTGGCCAGTCGGTGAACACCACCGACTCGGCGGTCCGCATGACGCACCTGCCGACCGGCATCGTCGTCTCCTGTCAGAACGAGAAGTCCCAGATCCAGAACCGCGCCGCCGCCATGCGCGTGATGCAGTCCAGGCTGCTGGCCCACCGCAGGCAGGAGGAGCAGGCCAAGATGGATGCCCTCAAGGGCGACGGCGGCAACTCGTGGGGCAGCCAGATGCGTTCGTATGTGCTGCACCCCTACCAGATGGTCAAGGACCTGCGTACGGAGCACGAGGTCGGCAACCCCCAGGGCGTACTCGACGGCGACATCGACGGCTTCCTGGAGGCCGGAATCCGGTGGCGCAAGCAGCAGGAGCAGACGCAGGACTGACGGCGTCGGGGCCCTGCCCGGCGGGCGCTGCGCGTGAACTCACAGTGCTGACCGGACATTTCGCACCGTCTTCGCTTGACGGGTGTGTGAAAGCTGGGGAAAGCTGTTCACTTGGCATACCTGTGCCAGGGGCGCACGTACGGGGCGGAAGATCGCCCCGGTGAGGAAAACGGCGGCAGCCCGGGGTGGCAACGAGTTCGCCTCGAAGGAAAGCCCGGTGCGGTTGCGTCCCGTGCACGGCTGCCCCATCGACGAGTACAGCTACTGGGGGTAGTTGGAAAATGAGCAAATCGAAGACCCGGCTGAGGGTTGCGCGGATAGCCGCCGCGGCGGTATTCGCCGCCGGGGCATCGCTCACCGCCGCCGGCGCCGCGCAAGCCGCGGGGCTGGGTGACACGGACACCAAGAGCGACGTCTCCTCGAAGGCCGGGAACGACGGCGGGGGCTTCCTCGGCGGCATCATCGGCGGCGGCGACAGTGGAGGTGACGGCGGCTCCGACGGCGGCAGTGACGACGGCGGCGTCAGCGGCACCGTCACCATTGGCGGCGAGGACGACGGCGGTGCGGCCGACAACGGCGGCAACGGGAACGGCGGGAACGGCGACGTCGGCAACGGCGGCAACGGGAACGGCGGGAACGGTGACGTCGGCAACGGCGGCAATGGCAACGGCGGGAACGGTGACGTCGGCAACGGCGGCAACGGGAACGGCGGCAACGGCAACGGTGGGAACGGCGGCGACGCCGGGAACAACGGTGGCAACGGCAACGGCGGGAACGGCGGCAACGGTGGGAACGGCGGTGGCGGCGAGGAGCCGGCAACCATCGGCGGCTCCGGCGGTGGCGACGACACCTGCGAGCTGGACGACTCCAATGTGAACTGCGAGGGCGGCACCAACCCGGACAGCGCGGGCAGCCAGCCCGTGCAGGACAGCAAGCCGCAGGCACCGAAGGACGAGCTGGCCGAGACCGGTTCGGCCGAGACGACCTTCCTGCTGGTCGGCGCCGCGACGATGATCGCCGGTGGTATCGGCTTCCGCCTGATGCCGCGGCTCGCTTCGCGTCGTACTCCGGCTGCGTAAGCGCGTGTAGCGCGAGAGTCACAAAAGCGCCGGGTCCGGTGGTCGTGAGACCGCCGGACCCGGCGCCTTTTGGTTCCCGCTGCTGCGGCTGCGGCCGGTGGTGGGCTTTACGCCGTGGCCACCCGCTGTGCCAGCAGCGCCACGGTGATCAGGGCGACCAGCAGCGCGATCAGCGCTGTCGGTGAGAGGGCGGCGAACGGGCTCTCCCGGTGCAGGCGCTCACGGTGCGCGCGGCATACCGCGCAGCGGCCCTCGCTCACGGGCCCCGCGCAGTTGGCACACACCAGTCGGTCGCATGTCATGCGAGATCCTCCTCAGTCCCGCCAACGCCACCCGTGAGTGATTCGTTCCCCATGGGTGCTGTTCTCCACTCTGCCAGGTGAGAGACCATCCCGCAGAAACAGCCAGGTGGAGCACGGTGAAGGGGAGCGCCCGGGGGCGTGGACGCGCATGCCGGATGACTGGTTTATACGCAAAAGAGCTGTGTATAAAACCACCGACACCGGACCAACGGCGGTGCCCGACTGCGCGGCACGCGCCGCTTCGCGTAGGGTCGCCACACCGCTCCCCCAGCTCGCGCTGGGAGGCACCCCCAGGGGGCCGCACCGCGGCTTCCGTTGCCCCTACCCAGGTCGACGTGGTGTATCCGTGATCCGATTCGACAGCGTCTCCAAGTCCTACCCCAAGCAGAACCGTCCAGCGCTCCGCGACGTCTCGCTGGAGATCGAGCGCGGCGAGTTCGTCTTCCTGGTGGGCTCCTCCGGCTCCGGCAAGTCCACCTTTCTGCGGCTGATCCTCCGCGAGGAGCGCACCAGCCATGGTCAGGTGCACGTCCTCGGGAAGGACCTGGCCCGGCTGTCCAACTGGAAGGTGCCGCACATGCGGCGCCAGCTCGGCACCGTCTTCCAGGACTTCCGGCTGCTGGGCAACAAGACCGTCGGCGAGAACGTGGCGTTCGCGCTGGAGGTCATCGGCAAGTCCCGGGGCCAGATCCGCAAGACCGTGCCCGAGGTCCTCGACCTCGTCGGCCTCGGCGGCAAGGAGAGCCGGATGCCCGGCGAACTCTCCGGTGGTGAGCAGCAGCGCGTGGCCATCGCCCGTGCGTTCGCCAACCGCCCCATGCTGCTGATCGCCGACGAGCCGACGGGCAACCTCGACCCGCAGACGTCCGTGGGCATCATGAAGCTGCTCGACCGCATCAACCGCACCGGGACCACGGTCGTGATGGCCACCCACGACCAGCAGATCGTCGACCAGATGCGCAAGCGCGTCGTCGAACTGGAGCTGGGCCGCCTCGTGCGCGACCAGTCGCGCGGCGTCTACGGCTACCAGCACTGAGCCGTTTCCACGCCGGGCCGCCCCAGGCGGGCCCGCACGGCCACCCCGAGCGCGGCGGTCGCCCCACCCCCTTGTGCAGAGCAGAAAGGACGCCATGCGCGCCCAGTTCGTCCTGTCGGAGATCGGCGTCGGTCTCCGTCGTAATCTCACGATGACCTTCGCGGTGATCGTCTCGGTCGCCCTGTCGCTCGCGCTGGCGGGCGGCTCGCTGCTCGCGCGCGAGCAGGTGAGCACCATGAAGGGATTCTGGTACGACAAGGTCCAGGTCTCCATCTACCTGTGCAACAAGAACGACGCCTCCTCGGACCCCAACTGCGCCAAGGGCGCCGTCACCGAGCAGCAGAAGCAGGAGATCAAGGGCGACCTGAGCAAGCTCGGCGTCGTCGAGAAGGTCTACTACGAGTCCTCCGACCAGGCGTACAAGCACTACAAGGAGCAGTTCAAGGACTCCCCGCTGGCCGACTCGCTGACGCCGGACCAGATGCAGGAGTCCTATCGGGTCAAGCTCAAGGACCCGACCAAGTACCAAGTGCTCCAGACCGCGTTCTCCGGCAGACAGGGCGTGCAGGAGGTACAGGATCAGCGAAGTCTGTTGGAGAACCTCTTCAACCTGCTGAACGGAATGAACATCGCGGCGCTGTGCGTGATGGCGCTGATGCTGGTCGTCGCGCTGCTGCTGATCGTCAACACCGTGCGGGTGTCGGCGTTCAGCAGGCGCAGGGAGACCGGCATCATGCGGCTGGTGGGCGCATCCAGCTTCTACATCCAGATGCCGTTCATCCTGGAGGCCGCCATCGCGGGCCTGATCGGCGCCGGGTTCGCGTGTGTACTCCTCGTCGGCGGCAAGTACTTCCTGATCAACAACTGGCTCCAGGAGAAGATCGTTCTGATCAACTTCATCGGCTGGGACGCGGTGATCAAGGTGCTGCCGTTCATCGTCGCCGTCGGCGTGCTGATGCCCGCCGTCGCCGCCTTCTTCACGCTGCGCAAGTACCTGAAGGTGTGACGCAGGACGCTGAAGCTGTACGCCCAACACCCCGTACGGCACCGCGCACTGCCCTACACTCCGGACCATGCCGGGCTCGTGGTTCACCGATACGCGCCCGCGCCGACGGCGGCGCGGCGCAGCCCTGACATTGGTCTTCGCCGGCGTCCTGGCGACCGGCGCCGCCACCGGAGCCTTCGGCGGCGAGCTGACCGAGCGGGGCACCGCACCCCCGGGGACGCCCGACGGGGGCACGGCGCGCGACGCACCGGGCGGCGCGGCCCACCGCACCGATGACGCCAAGGGCGGTCCGGCGCCGCGCCACGGGCGGCAGACCGGGGCCGGAGAGAAGGACTCGGCCGACGCGCTCGTCAGCCGCAGCGGCGACCGCTGGTCCGCCGCGTACTCGGCGCGGGAGTACGCGGGACTCAAACGGGCGCTCGACGGCTCCTACGTAGGCGTCGGCGTCTCCGTACGCCAGGCCGGCGGCGGACCGGGCCGCGGCCCGGGACCCGCCGTCGAGGTGGACAGGGTCCAGCGCGGCAGCCCCGCCGAACGCGCCGGAATCCGGCCGGGCGACCGGCTGCGCTCGGTGGACGGGACGCGTACCACCGGGATGCCGGTGACCGACGTCGTCGCCCTGCTGCGCGGCTCCGGGCCCGGCTCGCGCTCGGGCGCCGCCGCCGAGCCGGGCACGCGGGTACGGCTCCACCTGACCCGCGTGAGCGCGGGCGGCCCCGACGGCCGTGCGGACGGCACCACCGAGGAACGGCACGTCACGCTGCGGCGCACCCGGCTCGACACCGAGACCGTGAGCGTCGACCGGCTCCGGGCCGACGTGACCCGGATCAAGGTCAGCTCCTTCACCAAGGGCTCGGGCGACCGTGTCCGGGACGCGGTACGCGAGAAGGTGCCCGGCGGCTCGGGGATACTCCTGGACCTGCGCGGCAACTCCGGCGGCCTCGTCCGCGAGGCGGTCACGGCGGCCTCGGCCTTCCTCGACGGCGGGCTCGTCGCCACGTACGACGACAACGGCACCCAGCGCGCGCTGTACGCAAGGCGCGACGGCGGGGATGCCGCGCGCCCCGTCGTGGTCCTGGTGGACGGCGGCACCATGAGCGCCGCGGAGCTGCTCGCCGGCGCACTCCAGGACCGGTCACGCGCCGTGGTCGTCGGCTCCCGCACCTTCGGCAAGGGCTCCGTACAGGTACCCAGGCGGCAGGACGACGGCTCGGTGGCGGAACTGACCGTCGGTCACTACACCACCCCGTCGGGTCGCGACGTGGAGGGGGAGGGCCTGACCCCCGACCTGGCGGTGGACCCGGCGGCGGAGGCCACGGAGCGGGCGACGAAAGTATTGAGTGGCCTCGGGCCCCGGTCCTAGTGGGAGAATGACCAGGCTATGGCGAAGATGAAGACGACACGGACCAAGGCCAAGGCCAAGGACGACAAGGACGCCCGGAAGCTCATCGCGCAGAACAAGAAGGCGCGGCACGACTACCAGGTCCTGGACACGTTCGAGTGCGGCCTCGTACTCACGGGCACCGAGGTCAAGTCGCTGCGGCAGGGCCGTGCCTCCCTGGTGGACGGCTTCGCCCAGATCGACAACGGCGAGGTGTGGCTGCACAACGTGCACATCCCCGAGTACGCGCAGGGCACGTGGACCAACCACGCCGCCCGGCGCAAGCGGAAGCTGCTCCTGCACCGGACCGAGATCGACAAGCTCACCGGCAAGCTTCAGGAGACCGGCTACACGCTGGTGCCGCTCCAGCTCTACTTCTACCGGGGCCGCGCGAAGGTCGAGATCGCGCTGGCCAGGGGAAAGAAGGAGTACGACAAGCGGCAGACGCTCCGCGAGCACCAGGACCGCAGGGAGGCGGACCGCGCCGTGTCGGCGGCTCGCCGCCGCCAGCGCGGCGACCACTAGGCCGACCCGGGCCCACCGGGAATACCCGGGGGCCCTAAAGGGTTGGCACGTGTACGGCATGGTCACGTACCATGAGCGAAGCAGGGCCCGGCAGGGCTTGCGATTTGTTAACTCAACATGGGGATGATCGGTTTCGACAGCGAACGTCGAAGCAGGTGAAGCGAGCCGAGGAACGCGGCAATGATCTCGTTAACCATGTGCCGCAAAAAAATAATCGCCAATCAGAAGCGCGATTCCTTCGCGCTTGCTGCCTAAGCAGCAAGTGTGAAGTGTCAGCCCGGGTGCGTTCCCGACCCGGATCCTGGCATCAGCTAGGGAACTCACCGAGTAGACCCGGTCACGGGGTCTGCACGGGACATTAAACAGTGACTGGGCCCGTCGGAGACTTGTCCGCGTGATCTCCGGGGCCGAGAAAATCGCAGCGGACTGCGCTCGGAGAAGCCCTCCTTCCACTTCGTTGGACGCGGGTTCGATTCCCGCCATCTCCACGAATGCGATAGGCGAGGTGTGCCCACGGAATGCGTGGGCCGCCTCGCCTTCGTTGTTTTGCGCGGCTTCGCCACCCGCACCCCCCTTTGCCACGGGCGGGGTGGTCGCGGAATGTGTGGGCCGCCTCGCCTTCGTTGTTTTGCGCGGCTTCGCCGCGCGGGGCGGGGGCTTCGCCACCCGCACCCCCTTTGCCACGGGCGGGGTGGTCGCGGAATGCGTGGGCCGCGGCAAGGCGAGCAGCGGCAGGGTGGGCAGTACAAGGAGGAGTGGATGGCCTCGGTGGAGCCCTTGGGGCCCGACTCGCTGACCTGGAAGTACTTCGGTGACTGGCGCGCGCTGCTGCTGGCACCCTGGGCGGGTGCCATGCAGAACATGCATCCCCACCTCGGCGCGGGCGTCGCCGAGCACTCCCGCTTCTTCGAGGAGCGCTGGCAGCGGTTGTTCCGTTCCCTCTATCCGATAGGCGGCGTGGTCTACGACGGGCCGCGCGCCGCCGGGACGGCACGGCAGGTGCGTGGATACCACAACGGGATAAAGGGAGTTGACCGCCATGGCCGTCCATACCACGCCCTCGACCCGGACACCTTCTACTGGGCGCACTCCACGTTCTTCATGCTGACGCTGCTGGTCGCCGACCGGCTTGGGCCGGGCCTGAGCGAGGCGGACAAGCGGCGGCTGTTCGACGAGCACGTGGTGTGGTGGCGGCTGTACGGAATGAGCATGCGGCCGGTGCCGGACAGCTGGGAGGACTTCCAGGACTACTGGGAGCGGATGGCGGGCGAGGTGCTGGAGGACAACCGGCCCACGCGCGATGTGCTGGACCTGACGCTGCTCGCCAAGCCGCCCGCGCTGCGCCTGCTCCCGGATGTGGTGTGGCGTGCGGTACGGGCGCCGCAGGCGCGGGTTTCGGTGTGGTTCACAGTCGGCTTCTTCCCGCCCGCCGTACGGCGCCGCCTCGGGTACGTGTGGACCGCGCGCGACGAGCGAAGGCTGCGCAGGATCGGGCGGCTGATCCACTGGAGCTGGAAGCTGGTGCCGCCCTCGCGCCGCTACCACCCCAGGGCCAAGGCAGGCTGGGAGCGGGCGCGGGGACGGCGGGACGCCGGGGCGCCCCTGGTAGAGACGCCCGCGCGGAATCTTCCGTTGCCCGAGGAACGGGACTGGCCCCAGCACTATTCGCCTCGGATGTGAGGACCCGCGGCTCGGCCGGAGCGGGCGACGTTGTTCGCGGCTTCGCCTGTGGCTTCGTGTGCGAGGTCGACGTGGGGGGTGTGGGCGGTGTGGGCGCTGTCAGGGGTGGGGGTGGTGCGGGTGGTGTGGGCTCTGCGGGCGGTGAGGGCGGCGAGAGTGGCGGCCACGGTGGCGGCTGCCGTCGGTACGGCGTAGGCCCAGCCGTCGTTGCCCAGCGCCTCGACGGCCCAGCCGCCGGTGGCCGAGCCCGTCGCGATGCCGCCCAGCAGCGCGGTGACGGCCAGCGTCATGCCCTCGTTGAGCCGCCCGGCCGGGGTGCGGCGCTGCACGAGGGTCATGCCGGTGACCATCGTCGGGGCCGTCGCCATCCCTGCGACCAGCAGTGCGAGGGCCAGCAACGGCAGACTGCCGGTGCGGGCTGCCAGTAGCGGCAGGGTGCTCAGCGCCGCCATCGCGGCGACGCACCCGGCGAAAGTACGGTCGGCGGCGCCGCGCGGGCGCAGCGCGCCGAAGACGAGCCCGGCCACCGCCGATCCCGCCGCCTGGAAGGCGAGTACGGCGCCGGCCGCTGCCTTGTGGCCCTGCCCGTCGGCGTAGGCGAGGGTCACCACCTCCAGGGCGCCGAAGACCGCGCCGGTGGCGAGGAAGACCAGCAGCAGGGCTGGGACTCCCGGTTGGCGCAGGGGCGCCGGCGCACGGTCGGCGCTCGCCCGGGGTGGTGCGGGCGGCGGCTCGGTCGACCGCTGGGCGGTGAACAGCAGCATCCCGGTCAGCAGCAGCCCGCACCCGGTGAGGGTCCCCGCTTCGGGGAAGAATCCGGTGCACAAGAACGTCGCGAGGATGGGGCCGAGCAGGAAACACAGCTCGTCCACGGCCTGTTCGAACGAGTTGGCGGTGTGCCGGGCCGCCGGGTCCGCGCGGAAGAGGTGAGCCCAGCGGGCGCGGGACATGCCGCCGGTGTTGGGCGTCGTCGCGGTGGCCGCGTAGGAGGCGAACAGCGTCCAGTCCGGGGCGCCCGTACGCACGCACAGGACGAGCGCGAGGGAGCCGAGCAGCGCGACGAAGGTGGCGGGCAGGGCGACCCGGGCCTGCCCGTACCGGTCGACCAGCCGCGCGATGAACGGGGCGGCCAGCGCCGTCGCCGCCAGCCCCGCCGCGGTGACCCCGCCCGCCAGCGCGTACGAGCCCCGCTCCCCGGCGATCATCAGGACGGCGCCGACCGTGAACATCCCCATGGGGAGGCGCGCGAGGAGGTTGCCGAGCGTGAACGCGGTGGTGCCGCGCGGTCCGAAGAGGCGGGCGTAGGGGGCGGTCATCCGGCGGAGGGGATTTTCGCGCACCGGATGAAGCGAGTTCTTCCCTTCCACCGGATGCCGCGTGGATACGGTGGCCGGCCGCGGCTGGATCACGACCAGCGTGCTGCCGTGCACGGCGTACAACGGGGCTGCGGGGGACGGGCGTGGGCGCCGGTGCGGGAGCTGGTGGAGTTGCCGGCCTGGGTGTTGGTTTGAGCGTCGGCGTCGGTGTGGGCCCGGGGAGTGGTGGAGGGGCATGGCCTCAGCGTCGTCGCAGGTGGGGGGCGGGGTCCAACACTCTTCTCGGACCCATTCACGCAGCTGTGTTGTGAATGCCGGGGGCGCGTCCTAGGGTCGCCGGATGCCCAGTGACCTCCCGCCGCGCCTGCTGCGGTCGTTCGTCGCCGTCGCGGAAGAGCTGCACTTCACGCGCGCCGCAGCGCGGCTGTTCGTGGCACAGCAGGCGCTCAGCAGGGACGTCCGGGCGCTGGAACGGGAAGTGCGAGCCGTCCTGTTCGTCCGCAGCACCCGGCGGGTGGCGCTCACTCCGGAGGGTGAGCGGCTGCTGCCGTACGCACGCCGGGTCCTGGCCGCCCACGACGAACTGGCCGCGGCCTTCGTACGGGGCGACGCCGCCGGAGTCCGCCCGTTGGCCGTCGATGTGGCCGCGCCCGTCTCCACCGGGCAGCGGGTACTGGATGCCGCCCGGGAGGCGGCGCCCGACGTGGAGTTCGTCGCCCGCTACTACAGCGGACTCACCGGTGCCGCCGCGGATCTCCTCGCGGGGCGGCTCGACGTCGCGTTCGGGCGGGTCGCCGGGCTGCCCCGCGAGGTGCTCTCCGGTGTGGAGCACCGGCTGGTGCGCCTGGAGCGGGTCGCGGTGGTGCTGCCCGCCGCGCATCACCTCGCGGGTCTGCCGGAGGTGCCGTTGGCGGCGCTCGCCGGGGAGACGCTGTACGCGGGCGCCGGGAACCCCGGCACGGTGGAGTGGACGGACTACGCGCGTGCCCTCTTCGCGGGGCGCGGCATCGAACTGGCCGCGCCCTTCCCGAAGATCGAGGGCGAACGTGAGTTCGCGCGGGTGGTGCGGGGGAGGGGCTGGTCGGTGCTGGCGACCGAGGTGTTCATCGGCATCGAGGACATGGTGCTCCGCCCCCTGACCGACCCCGTCCCCCTCTCACCGGTCTCCATGGTCTGGCGCCGCGGCCTCCACCACGCGGGCCTGTCGGCCCTCCTTGGAGCGGCCGACGCCCTGGCGGAAGCGGGCCATTGGCGAGAGCGCCCCCCGGAAACCTGGCTCCCACAGGAGGACGAGCCTCTACCCCGCGCCCGACGGGTTTGAGCCTGCCACCCCGCGCCCGACGGGTTTGAGCCTGCCACCCCGCGCCCGCCGGGTTTGAGCCTGCCACCCCGCTCCTGGCGGGGGCTGGGCCCCCCGGTCACCTCTGCTCGCCGCGATGGCGGGCCCGGGGGGCCACCGCCTCCGCCGGAGGCGAGGTTGTCGGGGCGGCAGGGTGCCCCAACCCTCTTCTCGCCGCAACGGCGCCCCGCCACAACGGCGAGTGTCCGGCGAAATCCCCGACGGCCAGCACGGCCAAGGCTCCAAGCGGCCAAGGCTCCAGGGCCGGGGGCCGAGGATCCAGGGCCGAGGGGCCGAGGGGCCGAGGCACCCGGGTTCCCGGGGCGCGGGCCGCACCGGCCCCCGAGCTCTCACAGGGATCGGGCCCCACCGAACGGGGCCCACCGAACGGGGCCCACCGAATGGGGCCCACCGAATGGGGCCCACCGAATGGGGCCCACCGAATGGGGGCGAACCATTGGGGGCGAGGGTCCGCCACGCGGGCGTTACGCGTTCGCTCCGCCGTCCACCGTGATCGCCGCCCCCGTGACGTTCCCCGCGTCCCCACTCGCGAGGTGTGCGACTGTCGCGGCGATGCCCTCGGGGGTGCCGTAGTGGCCCAGGGCCGTCCGGGCGC
This sequence is a window from Streptomyces sp. NBC_01775. Protein-coding genes within it:
- a CDS encoding S41 family peptidase, whose translation is MPGSWFTDTRPRRRRRGAALTLVFAGVLATGAATGAFGGELTERGTAPPGTPDGGTARDAPGGAAHRTDDAKGGPAPRHGRQTGAGEKDSADALVSRSGDRWSAAYSAREYAGLKRALDGSYVGVGVSVRQAGGGPGRGPGPAVEVDRVQRGSPAERAGIRPGDRLRSVDGTRTTGMPVTDVVALLRGSGPGSRSGAAAEPGTRVRLHLTRVSAGGPDGRADGTTEERHVTLRRTRLDTETVSVDRLRADVTRIKVSSFTKGSGDRVRDAVREKVPGGSGILLDLRGNSGGLVREAVTAASAFLDGGLVATYDDNGTQRALYARRDGGDAARPVVVLVDGGTMSAAELLAGALQDRSRAVVVGSRTFGKGSVQVPRRQDDGSVAELTVGHYTTPSGRDVEGEGLTPDLAVDPAAEATERATKVLSGLGPRS
- a CDS encoding LPXTG cell wall anchor domain-containing protein, translated to MSKSKTRLRVARIAAAAVFAAGASLTAAGAAQAAGLGDTDTKSDVSSKAGNDGGGFLGGIIGGGDSGGDGGSDGGSDDGGVSGTVTIGGEDDGGAADNGGNGNGGNGDVGNGGNGNGGNGDVGNGGNGNGGNGDVGNGGNGNGGNGNGGNGGDAGNNGGNGNGGNGGNGGNGGGGEEPATIGGSGGGDDTCELDDSNVNCEGGTNPDSAGSQPVQDSKPQAPKDELAETGSAETTFLLVGAATMIAGGIGFRLMPRLASRRTPAA
- the prfB gene encoding peptide chain release factor 2: MAVVDVSEDLKSLSSTMESIEAVLDLGKMRSDIAALEEQAAAPDLWDDLEHAQKVTSKLSYLQGQLRRVEELRGRIDDIGVLLELAESEDDADTRSEAERELTSVRKVVDELEVRTLLSGEYDPREAVVNVRAEAGGVDAADFAEQLMRMYLRWAERRGYPTEVFDTSYAEEAGIKSATFTVKAPYAYGTLSVEQGTHRMVRISPFDNQGRRQTSFAGVEVLPVVEQVDHIDIPENELRIDVFRSSGPGGQSVNTTDSAVRMTHLPTGIVVSCQNEKSQIQNRAAAMRVMQSRLLAHRRQEEQAKMDALKGDGGNSWGSQMRSYVLHPYQMVKDLRTEHEVGNPQGVLDGDIDGFLEAGIRWRKQQEQTQD
- a CDS encoding oxygenase MpaB family protein — translated: MASVEPLGPDSLTWKYFGDWRALLLAPWAGAMQNMHPHLGAGVAEHSRFFEERWQRLFRSLYPIGGVVYDGPRAAGTARQVRGYHNGIKGVDRHGRPYHALDPDTFYWAHSTFFMLTLLVADRLGPGLSEADKRRLFDEHVVWWRLYGMSMRPVPDSWEDFQDYWERMAGEVLEDNRPTRDVLDLTLLAKPPALRLLPDVVWRAVRAPQARVSVWFTVGFFPPAVRRRLGYVWTARDERRLRRIGRLIHWSWKLVPPSRRYHPRAKAGWERARGRRDAGAPLVETPARNLPLPEERDWPQHYSPRM
- a CDS encoding serine/threonine-protein kinase, giving the protein MARKIGSRYTAHQILGRGSAGTVWLGEGPEGPVAVKLLREDLASDQDLVERFVQERSALLCLDHPRVVGVRDLVVDGNDLALVMDLVRGTDLRTRLEHERRLAPQASAAIAADIADGLAAAHAAGIVHRDVKPENVLLDALAAEGPGGAPPALLTDFGVAKLIDSPRRTRATSIIGTPDYLAPEIVEGLPPRASVDIYALATVLYELLAGFTPFGGGHPGAVLRRHVTETVAPLPGIPDELWQLIHQCLAKAPASRLRAVELASRLRELLPALEGLPPLDIDEQSEELYEDEPASDPHASAASAVPTPGGGAVPLVHSGAGPDSNRDTHTSMRVPGADELAGGAHGTARTPRAVGEARAGSARHRIAERRRRLKLGAAALLAAVVLAVGGWLATSDDDTGSAHAPSAGYSTE
- the smpB gene encoding SsrA-binding protein SmpB, yielding MKTTRTKAKAKDDKDARKLIAQNKKARHDYQVLDTFECGLVLTGTEVKSLRQGRASLVDGFAQIDNGEVWLHNVHIPEYAQGTWTNHAARRKRKLLLHRTEIDKLTGKLQETGYTLVPLQLYFYRGRAKVEIALARGKKEYDKRQTLREHQDRREADRAVSAARRRQRGDH
- the ftsE gene encoding cell division ATP-binding protein FtsE; translated protein: MIRFDSVSKSYPKQNRPALRDVSLEIERGEFVFLVGSSGSGKSTFLRLILREERTSHGQVHVLGKDLARLSNWKVPHMRRQLGTVFQDFRLLGNKTVGENVAFALEVIGKSRGQIRKTVPEVLDLVGLGGKESRMPGELSGGEQQRVAIARAFANRPMLLIADEPTGNLDPQTSVGIMKLLDRINRTGTTVVMATHDQQIVDQMRKRVVELELGRLVRDQSRGVYGYQH
- the ftsX gene encoding permease-like cell division protein FtsX; this encodes MRAQFVLSEIGVGLRRNLTMTFAVIVSVALSLALAGGSLLAREQVSTMKGFWYDKVQVSIYLCNKNDASSDPNCAKGAVTEQQKQEIKGDLSKLGVVEKVYYESSDQAYKHYKEQFKDSPLADSLTPDQMQESYRVKLKDPTKYQVLQTAFSGRQGVQEVQDQRSLLENLFNLLNGMNIAALCVMALMLVVALLLIVNTVRVSAFSRRRETGIMRLVGASSFYIQMPFILEAAIAGLIGAGFACVLLVGGKYFLINNWLQEKIVLINFIGWDAVIKVLPFIVAVGVLMPAVAAFFTLRKYLKV